In Oncorhynchus mykiss isolate Arlee chromosome 19, USDA_OmykA_1.1, whole genome shotgun sequence, the sequence AGCAGACGAAAAGCTCCGCGTAGAGCAGATTTCAAACCTCAGGAGGAAATGGCTGAAGGACCAAGAGCTCAGTCCCAGAGAGCCCGTGCTGCCAAAGACAGCCCCCGGGCCGGTGGCAAAATTCTGGGCTGGCTTTCTGGAACCGAAGACCCTGTGTAGACTTTACGTGAGTTCATCATTTTGGCCATTTCATTGTACTATATCAACGAACAACACTGTGTGAATTGGATTAGAATGACTAACTAGCTAGTATTTGGGATAGCTACGTGCTATGTTTTTGTTTTGAGACGTCGGTGTTACTGTTTACTAGCTAGCCTAGCCAGTTGCatgggtcgtcactagttaccatagCCACATTGACTAGTATTCTCATGCTTGGTGTGATGCCAGTCACCTTTGCCACTGCCAACCTGAATGTAACATAGCTACTGGCATGTTGCTAACTAGTAGTTGTACCGAAAAAGTGCATCAACTGTTGTCAGCAAGAAATCAACAACACCTGTTAACATTTGTGACACACGTCCCCTTTGTGTTGCTCTCTTTCCAGACCTACAAAGTCTACACTGGTGGAGTGTTCGCCTTGACCCGGTTGCTGATCCCTGCCTGGGTTGTGCATTATTATGTGAAGTATCATGTTGCTGTAAGTTCAATCAATTCAACACCAACAATTATATTGTCTTTTCATTCATGTAGTAATGTTGTTGTTAGGaaaacctgttcctggagtgtAAGAGGATTTTGGCCCAACCAGACACCACATGGATTCTTCCAACCACCTCACAGGCCTAATTGGTTCGATTTAAAACACCAGGCCTCCCAGCTATAAATCAGACATGAAATGCCAGGCTGTGTCACTCAAAAATCAGCATTGCTAATGCTTTCCCTTGACCTACTGCCTAGATAGACAGGTCTTGATTTAAAAGGCTAAGACCTAATGGTCAAGAAGACTGATAATGTGTTTGACCTTGGATGTTCAAAGTTAATTGCGCTCCGATTTATGAAATGTTATTATACAGTAGTGGATTGCAGTTTTTAGCCCTGTGTTGTTGGTGTTCATTCACTATACCTGCTCTATTGAAAGTTGTATCATGCATGTGTCATAGAAGAGTCTTCAATTCAATCTAAAACATTGACCTGTCCTGCTTGTGTGTTTGTCACAGAAAAAGCCCTATGGCATCGTGGAGCTGAAGCCCAGGCTGTTCCCTGTAAGTACATCTCATGTGTTGTTATAGGAACaggattaagcctagtcctgtaTGAAAAAGCACATACAATGAAGAATCTCCATTGtaagtgctttttagtccagacTACAATTAATCTGTGTCTGTGAACTGGCTCTTAGTGTTACAGTGGATTCActgcccactgggcaaaaacaggttgaaacatacattgtttccatgtcatttcaaccgaAAAATGCAAATGTCAACATGGAAAACTAATTAGTTTTCCAAAAGTCATTggggaattttgtatttttttcacctaacttttaacctaaatgactgggtgacatttttggttgatttcacatTAAATTCATATTAGTTGACagctcaaccaaatgtaaatcaaaagtaGATGTTGAACTGCCATCTGTACCCAGTGGGTGggcagaagggttgggttaaatacggacgacacatttcagttgaacaactgactaggtatccccctttccctttccttttgtATTGATGATTggacaagatggcgccgacagagggTCACCtcacttctagtccttaggaaactttgctgtgttttgtttttattattatttattatttattgtattatttcttacattgttagcccagaaaatcttacgtgttattacatacagccgggaagaactactgGATATCagacttagatgtgtgtgtattaggttttgttgtggaattgttcgatttcttgttagatattgctgcattgtcggaactagaagcacaagcatttcgctacatttgcagtaacatctgctaaccatgtgtatatgtgaccaataaaatgtgatgtaTTGCTTATAGATTTATTAACAGATGCATGTGACACAATGGTGCACTTTGGCAGTTTACAGTAAAGAACTGAATTGCAGTGTAGCTTATATATAAACTACACTGTAATTGTGGCCTACTATGGTAACACAAAATAatgtatttagcagatgcttttatccaaagcgacttacagtcatgcgtgcatacattttacatatgggcaatcctgggaattgaacccactaccctggtgttacaatagtcatgctctaccaactgagctacaacgGACCACAAAAGCTCTGGATTCCCAGACAGCTTTCCTAGACCTTGCAATGAAAGAGTAGGGACATCTAGCAACTGACTCTTTCATTATCTGTTAATTTTCCCTGTCTGTGTTCAGGGCGACACCATCTTGGAGACGGGAGAGGTTGTTCCAGACCTCCCAGAGAGCCATGGTCACCACTGAAGAAGACATAGTTGAAAGAATTACACAATGTCTTTTTGTCCCTGCCCTGTTGTAAAAAACTTGATGTACATGTCATTAAATAATATTTACAATACTAATACATGTCAGAGAAGTATATTTGGACAAGAATGTGGGGGAAAGAGTGCTGCATTTATTTGACTAATTCAGATCCAGTGTTTCAATCCAAATGTATTAGTCACAGGTGCCGAATACAAcgggtacagtgaaatgcttacttacgagcccttaaccaacaatgcagttaaaaaaatacagataagaataagaaataaaagtaacaagtaattaaagagcagcagtaaaataacaatagcgagactatatacagggggggtaccgatacagagtcaatgtgtgggggcacttattaaagtgactatgcatagatgataacaacagagtagcagtggtgtaaaaggggggggggggggggtcaatacaaaaagtctgggtagccatttgattaggtgttcaggagtattatggcttaggggtagaagctgtttagaagcttcttggacctagacttggcgctccggtactgcttgctgtgcgctagcagagagaacggtctatgactagggtagttggagtctgacaatttttagggccttcctggtatagtggtcctggatggcagaaagcttggcctcagtgatgtattgggccgttcacactaccctctgtttAAACGTTTAAATAAGAGCTTTGCAAACGATTTGACACAAGTAACCAAACTCATAATTATATTTGATGTTTGTATATTATGGATGGCTATGGTTTATTAGTACACTACTGTCGTCTATGTCCAGATTAGGTTGCTTTCCAGATAATTCATCCTCTGTGTTAAAAGTTACTGTCAATAGGTGGCGCACGAGACCATAAAAAAAGTACTTCACTCCAAAGCGGAAGGTCAACACCCTCCAGTATACCATCATCCTttgcgtttaaaaaaaaaaatgtagcatTACATCACGGTATGAAACAGGAGGCCAACTCCAAAGAGTGTGGTAAACAACTAAATTAATTTACTTCTCTTTAGTACATATGGAAATAGTGAAATATGAAAAGATAATGAGAGGTCTTGAGTGTTGTCGCCGACAGGATTCCTAGACATTTGCCTCGGATCCCCGGCTTTTTTTTTGGTAAGCAAAGGGACGAAAGATGGCTAGCTGAAAGCTGGCTAGCTGAAAGCTATTTTGCTAATTTACCCAAGCTGTCATTTATCACAATTCAGACTCACAAACATGTCATGAATACATCATTTCTTGTCAGGATTATCGGTCAGAGATTAGGGCCAAAGTCAACCATTATGAGTGTTCACTGTCCAACCCTAGATGAGTCAGAACAGCTAACGTAGCTGCTAAAGTTATCTatcgagctagctaacgttaaccgtACCAAGTAAAAGACACGTTCAAGTAATATAACATTACATGGGAAGTTATTGGGCTTTATTATCATTTTACAACTGTGGTGAGCTAATTGTAAGATTCTGTTGAAATTGGTTGACAGTCATTTTGCCATCTATGGTCAATGTGGCTAAATGGCTCTGACACAGTTAGCTGTGACCCCTGTACAATCTTTATTATTATAGTGTTCTGATTATGTAACACATTGGATAATGACAAAATGTTTAGATGCTCCTCTTGCAAAATTCCTCCCTGTTTGCAGGTTGAATTAATACCTTTGAAATGATATGTAAGGGTGTGTAGATGAAAGAGTTGTCTCTGCATCTGCCAATGGGCCTAGCTAGTGACAGTATATTACAGAAAATTAAGTTTGAACAAAGTCAGTGCTGTGTTGTGTCCCTTTATTGAAAACACTATTTAACATGAGGCAATATTTTCTTCCCTAGACTATCACCATGGCAGCAGCAAAGATGACCTTACGGCTACGCAAGAAGAGTGCCCTGGACAAGTCCTCTGAGGTTTTGTCTGCCGAGGCGTCTCCAGACTCTAAGTGCCCCATCTGTCTGGACCGATTCAACAACATGGCCTACCTCGATCTCTGCTTGCACAAGTTCTGCTTCCGCTGCATCCACGAGTGGTCCAAGAACAAAGCTGAGTGCCCGCTATGCAAGCAGCCATTCAACTCTATCTATCACAGTATACAATCAGAGAAGGACTTCAAGAAGTATGACCTGCGGCCCACGGAGAACGGTTCCTTTGGGAGTTTCGCAGGGGAACGGTTCCGCTACCGCACCACGCTGACGGGGGCGCGTCGGCAGGACCAGAGAAGAACATCCCCTCCCCCCGACAACGGGGTCATGTTCGAGGCCCTAACGGGGGCTTCCCCCCCTCCTCGACAGGACCGAGGCCTCCGCCGCATGATGGCGCGCCTGGCGGCCAGGAGGCGGGCAGAAAGCGAGGGCCGGACCGTGCGCAGCCTCCGTGAGCAGGAGATGATCAAGTTCAGACGGGCGCTCTACCGGCGAGGGGTGCGAGTGCGGAGCGTGCGAGACGGTGGCCGTTCCCGGGACATCTCGGCGGAGTTCTTTCAGAAGAACCCGGCCTGCCTGCACCGCCTGTTGCCCTGGCTGAAGAGAGAGCTGGTGGTGCTGTACGGCGCTCACGGCTCCCTGGTCAACATCGTGCAGCACATTATCATGTCCCGCATCACCCGCTATGACATGGAGGACCGGGCCATCCACGAGGAGCTGCAGCCTTTCCTCCAGGCCCGCACCGATCACTTCCTGCATGAGTTTGTCAACTTCGCCCGAGCACCCTTCAACATGGAGGCCTACGACCAGCATGCCGTCTACGACTGCCCTGCGCCGTCCTCGGACGAGGGCAGCAGCTCCAACTCCTCGGTGATTGCCATCTccgaggatgaggaggagggcgaTTCTGTGGAGCTGGACCCCATGTCCGGGGGCGCCCTGAGCCAGTCAACATGGGACGACGAGACACCCGGACCTTCGTACTCCACAACAGAACCCACCAGGGCCCTGCTGCTATCCATCAGAGACTCTGACTCAGAGAGCAGTGTGGGGGAGGAGTGCGGAGCAGTGTTACAGCCAAAGACCCCTCGCCTGACTGCGGACTCTGCTTGGGTGAAAACCGACAAGGACGGACAGGCGTGTACCTCCTCTGGCGATGAGGATTGCATCATCGTGGGCTTTGTAAAACCCCTTGCTGAAAGGACCCCGGAGCTGGTCAAGCTGTCCTCTGACTCAGAGGAGTCTGTTCTGGAGGAGATCAAAGATGAAGTGCCCAGGCTGCTTCAACACATCCGCTTCACCAGCCTTAGCCCCGCCTCCTCTCAAGGCCAATGTCCTGGGAAGGCAGAGGGGGTGGAAAGGAAGCAAGATGTATCGTGCTCCAAGGAGAGACGTAACACCTCACCCTCAATTAGATGTGAGTCATCATCTAGTAAGTCAGCAAGCAAAAACAGAGGACAAACTGAGAAAGACGGCAGGAGATGTCACAGTCGAGATAGCTCTAGAGAGAGGCCACGGTCGAGAAGCAGAGACCGGGGGAGGAGGTCCAGGAGCGCCGACCGCAGCCGCTCGACCAAGAGCCCGGCTATCTCCATCAACAGCGACAGCACTCTGTCCAGAGGCAGGAGGCAGTCACGCTCCCAAAGCCGCGACCGCTCCCACACTAAATGGGAGAAGACGAGGGACAATAAAGATAGCAGCCGATCAGGCCGCAGCCACGACTCATCGTCACACTCCTATCACTGGCACTACTACAGccgggagagtgagagggacagcAGTGCCATGCTCTACACAGAGAGGAGGTCCTACTACTCCAGCTCACACAGGAACATCGATTGCAGGTCCCCGAGCCAGAGTCCTGATTCCCACCGGCGGGATAAGAGGCGCTCCAGAAGTCGTTCCAGCACCTGTTCGCCGTCCGGCGCTCACAGGAAGTCTCGTCACGAGAAGCCCAGCGGGAAGAGAAAGTACAAATCGAGACACCTGGAGGAACCTTCCCCCAAAGACCAGTCCTCCATAGCCCTCGACGagcctccctcctccaccacctcgtCCTATGTGAAAGACAAGAAGAAGAGCAAAGAGAAGCGTCACAGGAAGTCCAAGGAGAAGTCTGGGGGGAAGAGGAGCAGGAGCCTCAGCGTGGAGATCATCTTTGAGGGCAGCTCCTCAGAGCAAACCAGGAAGcaccagaagaagaagaagaagcacaaGAAGAAGGGCAAGAGGCACAGGAGCAAAGAGCGCACAGGGTCCAGGAAACACTCGCCCACTGTCATTACCATAGACAGCGACAGTGACCAACATACTGCCGAAGGCGCTAACGATGCTAACCACACCTGCCCGGTAAGCAGCAGCACAAGCAACAGCGTGCTAGCGCCTagcacaaccaccaccacagGCAACCCTGCAGACTCTGGCCTGCTGGAGTCCATGTTACAAGACTGGGAACAGCAGATTCCACCTGTGGGTCTGGACAGTGGAGTGCTGGAGGCCAAGCCTCCTATAAATGTTGCTGCTGCTTctgacacacccacacagagtgaGGGGGTTCTGTCCCAATCTGCCTCTGCGGATGAGGCAAACTCTCATAGCCCTTCAAATGacaacacaagtcattttttggaAGAATCATAATGCTGGCCTCGGTGGGTAGGAAGACATTTAATTTACCTTTAAAAGTTAGTTTTACACCTCACTATGTAGGATGTTATATGTACTGTTCTGCCAAAAGGTGCTCTTTCATTTGGGATGTGCCACTTTGCTGTATGAGGTTAAAAAAAAGGGGGGTCAAAGATTGGGTTTTATttgtcttatttacagtgactgtCTGTAAGGCCTACATTTAAAAAGTATTTGTATAAAATACTTCAACTAATTTCTTATCAGTCATTCATTTCTATGCATCATTCTCAGGGATAACATGGGCAATAAAGCTGATGTAGCTTGTACCGTTGTGTTGAAACCAAACACCTTGTCTACCTGCTGTTCTTGTAATCTGATGGAAAACTGCTCTTAATACTAGCCAATAAATCAATATGGGAATGGGAAAGACTGTTGTTGTAACTGTGGAGTTGTAAATAGTAATAAATGTTTCAAAACTGAAATCAACAGCTGATATGACCTCCTGAATAAGTCAGCATTGGCCAGTGGCTCGTCGTTGGAGGCCACATATGTAATGGTTACTGCCTGAGTGGGTATCCTTTCATGTGGATGGCATGAGAGTTCTAGAACCTTACAGATGCTACTACGATTAAGATGCTAACACGTTACTGAAGCTGATTCTAGTGTGATAAAGGAACATCAACTTGCCAGTGGTGCAATAAACATTTTGAAAGTAAGAAGTATCATAATGTCCCCATTAGATTAGGCTTCTTATCTGAGTGGGCACGGTTGCTTTTCATTTGAGATTTGATAAAAATGATGCTACGCTGTTGGGACAAGACAagagtggcgattttagcatgtaaatcttggtggggcaaactcaaaatatacagtgccttgcgaaagtattcggcccccttgaactttgcgaccttttgccacatttcaggcttcaaacataaagatataaaactgtatttttttgtgaagaatcaacaacaagtgggacacaatcatgaagtggaacgacatttattggatatttcaaacttttttaacaaatcaaaaactgaaaaattgggcgtgcaaaattattcagcccccttaagttaatactttgtagcgccaccttttgctgcgattacagctgtaagtcgcttggggtatgtctatcagttttgcacatcgagagactgaaattttttcccattcctccttgcaaaacagctcgagctcagtgaggttggatggagagcatttgtgaacagcagttttcagttctttccacagattctcgattggattcaggtctggactttgacttggccattctaacacctggatatgtttatttttgaaccattccattgtagattttgctttatgttttggatcattgtcttgttggaagacaaatctccgtcccagcctcaggtcttttgcagactagatcaggttttcttccagaatggtcctgtatttggctccatccatctccccatcaattttaaccatcttccctgtccctgctgaagaaaagcaggcccaaaccatgatgctgccaccaccatgtttgacagtggggatggtgtgttcagctgtgcttttacgccaaacataacgttttgcattgttgccaaaaagttcaattttggtttcatctgaccagagcaccttcttccacatgtttggtgtgtctcccaggtggcttgtggcaaactttaaacgacactttttatggatatctttaagaaatggctttcttcttgccacttttccataaaggccagatttgtacaatatacgactgattgttgtcctatggacagagtctcccacctcagctgtagatctctgcagttcatccagagtgatcatgggcctcttggctgcatctctgatcagtcttctccttgtatgagctgaaagtttagagggacggccaggtcttggtagatttgcagtggtctgatactccttccatttcaatattatcgcttgcacagtgctccttgggatgtttgaagcttgggaaatctttttgtatccaaatccggctttaaacttcttcacaacagtatctcggacctgcctggtgtgttccttgttcttcatgatgctctctgcgcttttaacggacctctgagactatcacagtgcaggtgcatttatacggagacttgattacacacaggtggattgtatttatcctcattagtcatttaggtcaacattggatcattcagagatcctccctgaacttctggagagagtttgctgcactgaaggtaaaggggctgaatattttgcacgccaaatttttcagtttttgatttgttaaaaaagtttgaaatatccaataaatgtcgttccacttcatgattgtgtaccacttgttgttgattcttcacaaaaaaatacagttttatatctttatgtttgaagcctgaaatgtggcaaaaggtcgcaaagttcaagggggccgaatactttcgcaaggcactgtatgtttttagatgcatgccagcaaagacgCAACCCTAATCAATACATTAATTGCCCTATAACGGTGacaagtgtttttatttttattttgatgtGGTGCTTTGAAAATGTAATAATACACATTTTGAACCTTGTGTATGTTGTCTTGGTGGAGTCATTTACTGTTTCAATTGAATTGAATGCATGGCTTTGACACTGCCTGGGTGTCAAAGCAAACCTATAATAATTCCATCTGAAGTTAA encodes:
- the LOC110497180 gene encoding NADH dehydrogenase [ubiquinone] 1 beta subcomplex subunit 6 — translated: MTGYTADEKLRVEQISNLRRKWLKDQELSPREPVLPKTAPGPVAKFWAGFLEPKTLCRLYTYKVYTGGVFALTRLLIPAWVVHYYVKYHVAKKPYGIVELKPRLFPGDTILETGEVVPDLPESHGHH
- the LOC110497170 gene encoding E3 ubiquitin-protein ligase Topors-like, translating into MAAAKMTLRLRKKSALDKSSEVLSAEASPDSKCPICLDRFNNMAYLDLCLHKFCFRCIHEWSKNKAECPLCKQPFNSIYHSIQSEKDFKKYDLRPTENGSFGSFAGERFRYRTTLTGARRQDQRRTSPPPDNGVMFEALTGASPPPRQDRGLRRMMARLAARRRAESEGRTVRSLREQEMIKFRRALYRRGVRVRSVRDGGRSRDISAEFFQKNPACLHRLLPWLKRELVVLYGAHGSLVNIVQHIIMSRITRYDMEDRAIHEELQPFLQARTDHFLHEFVNFARAPFNMEAYDQHAVYDCPAPSSDEGSSSNSSVIAISEDEEEGDSVELDPMSGGALSQSTWDDETPGPSYSTTEPTRALLLSIRDSDSESSVGEECGAVLQPKTPRLTADSAWVKTDKDGQACTSSGDEDCIIVGFVKPLAERTPELVKLSSDSEESVLEEIKDEVPRLLQHIRFTSLSPASSQGQCPGKAEGVERKQDVSCSKERRNTSPSIRCESSSSKSASKNRGQTEKDGRRCHSRDSSRERPRSRSRDRGRRSRSADRSRSTKSPAISINSDSTLSRGRRQSRSQSRDRSHTKWEKTRDNKDSSRSGRSHDSSSHSYHWHYYSRESERDSSAMLYTERRSYYSSSHRNIDCRSPSQSPDSHRRDKRRSRSRSSTCSPSGAHRKSRHEKPSGKRKYKSRHLEEPSPKDQSSIALDEPPSSTTSSYVKDKKKSKEKRHRKSKEKSGGKRSRSLSVEIIFEGSSSEQTRKHQKKKKKHKKKGKRHRSKERTGSRKHSPTVITIDSDSDQHTAEGANDANHTCPVSSSTSNSVLAPSTTTTTGNPADSGLLESMLQDWEQQIPPVGLDSGVLEAKPPINVAAASDTPTQSEGVLSQSASADEANSHSPSNDNTSHFLEES